gaataacgaacagcaccctttattattatgataaattcTCAAATGTAAAAGTTGATCCTGCACAAACGTGGAAAATTTTGAGGTCTGTTATTTCTGATGGTAAAAATCATTCTGTTATAAATGAAACGAATAATAGTCTGGAAACAGCTGAtgaatttaattcattttatgataacGTGGAAACAGTTTTGGCTGATCAAATTCCACATGTCAACCATCCTTCCGATGGAGAAACATCTCTCAATAGCAGGTTTAACTTCTCATCAGTATCTTTAGAAGAAACAATTGAATTAAtcagaaatttgaaaaatacCAAATCAACTGGTCTGGATGGCACTTCAAACTTTGATTTTAAAATAAGTGATATTGAAATTGCCCCTTCTCTATTATCTGCTAAACAAATCattgaatgatggaaaatttcCTAATCAGTGGAAATTGGCCAAAATTGTTCCTATCCATAAAAGTGGTGATAAATCTTTTCCAGGAAATTTTAGGCCAAtctcaatattttcttttgtatcgAAGATTTTCGAACGAGTCGTTCAAAAACAATTGCTCGGCTATCTGCGTAAACATAACATCTTATGTCGAGAACAATCTGGCTTTCGGCCGGAGCACTCGATTACTTCTACCCTCATTAAAGTCACAGACGACTGGTTACAGGCCATGGATAATCACCAGTACACTGGTGCGGTGTTTGTCGAAGGCATTTGATACTGTGAACCATTTGATTCTTTTGAAAAAACTTCGAAGTGTCGGTATAAGAAACTCTTCCAATGACTGGTTTCAAAGTTACCTTACTTGCAGGAAATGCAAAACCCTTGTAAATTCAGTGTTGTCAAATGATGCAGTAGTACCTTGTGGAGTACCGCAAGGTTCACTGTCGGGACCACTTTTATTCAGTTTATATATATAAGTGACCTAAAAATTAATATTGAATCATGTAATCTGAAGTTATATACAGATGATACTGTTCTTTATTTTCCTGATTCATCTGTACACAATAtcgaaaatattttgaataatgaCGTACTGCATCTATCTCACTGGATGAATGCAAACAAACTCAGTGTAAATTGTGATAAAACTGTTTGTATGTTGATAGGAAGCCGACATATGCTCTCGATTAAGTAAGTGATTTGAATGTTATCTTATTCAACACTAGGATTCAGCAGGTCAACCATGTTAAATACCTGGGTGCTATTTGTGATGAACAGATAAAATGGGACATCCATATTGACAGTAAGGTGAAAAAATTGGGAAAATTATAAGCTACCTGGGTAGATTGAGAGGTGTCCTAAAAAGACTCTAGAGTAAAGTTAATTTATAGTGCTGTTATTTTACCACGCTTTGATTATGGTGATGTTGTCTATGACTCTGCTTGTAAACTGCTTATTGACAGATTACAGAAACTACAAAGTAGGGCTGGCCAATTGCAATACTCCAGATAAAACGGGAATCTCATGTTTCGAACCTGGAGATTCACAATGCTCTGAAATGGGACACTTTGGTAGAAAGCAGAAAACACCTGATGACATGTTTGTTTAGAACACTCTATGGTATGACCCCAGAATACTTGTCTGAATCTTTTGATTATCTCTCTCACCCTTATTCTTTGCGTTTCGGAAACAAATTTAGTTTACCCAATCTCTATACTGAATTTCTCAAAAGATCATTTACATATCGAGCAAAATTATGTCGAGCAgcatatatgtataataacCTACCACCGGCTGCTCGATCAGCCTTaaatttgaatgtttttctGAGGATGTGTACAAATTCATGCATCCCAGTTGCAATGTATTGTTTGCTGTGACAGGAGAGCCGggtttattttgttctgttctgttatGTAATGTTTGATTatgtgatgcaatgtatgtttgtTGTAACCTTGATTAagatctgtattttttttcattctctttccaAATGTCTCTCTGTGTATCATTCTGTTTCTCTGCACGTTGTAAAGGCTGTTTAATTATTAtgtaactggaccccatggaagaccagtggTGCCATGGCGGTAGCACAGAATATGAGCATTCCAGCCGTTTtaaactgtatttttttaatatgtttttAACGGAAATAaatacctacctacctaccttgtggtactagatcttagtacttAGCAGTCAtgagtatcacacaactttgaatgattgtGGCATTTCAATGTATCTCTTTGTTtgggctaccactgaaacagctcaaaatacataaagttaatctgtttgataaatcaaagtgttttacagtactttgtaggcattaagatgatgatgacaccccattaatcaaggataactgcctgcatctatgtattcatcttatgaaaaactaatcaaaactgcaagatttatttttgaaaaaaccccaaaaggcatcattttcaaaagtgtccctttgagaagctttacaACCCTTCAATGTGCactttctcatatgatgtagtgGCAAATGTCATCATGTCATGATGTTAAAAACTCaattaagaaatatgacctctaCTATAGACAAATAGACCCACGAActcgacaggataaacagcgctatctaaaaacaatcaaatcctGCGTTTTTATCTTTACAGGTTGTCCCAATAATTGGATAAGCAATAAAGGAAGAAATAATGATGGGAGTTGGCAGATTTACCGTTTTCAGGATACTAACTTAAACAGAAACTACAAATCGACGACAAATCTCTAGAATATAAAAAGCTTTCGTCAACTGGCATAATTCAATATAGTTTCAGAGATGATAGCAAATTTGTAACTTTGTTCCTAAATATTTATTTACAGCCTGGTAGGTCAAAGTGCCTAGTTAAAATGTAAAGCGATTGATAAAGGGATAATATATTTATAAAATGACATCCGGCCCATTTATCTTCTATCTTGAACTGTAGCAAGCCTAGCACGATGACATTATCAAAGACCCAAACTTGAAACCCCATGGTTTGAAGTGTCCATTTGAAATGCCATGGAGTGCAGTTGGTATGCGTCTCAGTAAGAGAGTTTACTAATATCCAATGCAAAGTTTTTCAGGTCATGAGGAAGTGTTACCCCTGAGACTTTTGTATACACGGAAATGTCATATTCCACGGACTTCCAATTCCTTTTCTATTGTATCTAGTAATCCTGTTATtatttaaccctataaagcccaagctattttgaccccttccagacccaaggaggggagggggggggggggggacacattGCGCCCCCACcaatataacttctttattatatgatgtatgaccgtcatatttggcacatgggtagagcaactcatactttacatgaccaaaatttgacatttctcaaggtcatccaatgagggcgctatttaccaaaatattcaattcaattcaattcaagtattttttcattcttcttttttttttttttcaacaaaacataacgcataataaatttggaattacatcataaacataaacatatacataaacataaacataaacatataaataaatacataggaaatatgctaaaatcattttttcttttttttttctttatccccagtgtatatgtttttattttatatcaatcattttcatataccacaaaggaaaagcaagtcaaccttcactatttgttatggttgaaaatTTTCAAGGTCAACATATGGGGCGCTAtccattacaatataaagaaatattacatTGAAACCTATGATGTTTCCGCTTGGAATGGAGACATTGGTATCACATTTtaaatttccaaaatattgaaattttgagtttgcagattgataataatatgataaacaaatgatattacaggcaaagcttgtgtgaagataacacaaaataaaagggtagtctctggaaaatgctgtattttcaatCATTTATATCATATCTAGTGTTTGATGCGTATAATTCACAAGCATAATTACTTCACcatttggtccttcagcaaattacagccaagaaaactcCCATTTCATCTAGTATTATATtgtttaactgaaattggaacagaaaaccatacaaaatctgacgaacatggttgtcagtttacggttgcaaTGGCAACCAACAACATCGGACATGgctaaattatacatcaaaatgtttgcaataagattttggGAAAATCcatcaaatttggttgaaatcgggtgaagggtgtaggagtggcaaacgaaaatatggtatgccccccccccttaggctTGACAGGGTTAATGAAAACGTCACAGAATaaataacatgaaatgaaatataaaaaagtgtCGAATTTCGTATATAATCTGTATACGAAATATAATATGATACCCACTATTTAAAATGTAATGTCTTACCGTATGTAAGTGACAAACACCCAACACAGGCATCAATGTTGTAGAAAATCCCAACTACAAATCTTGAAGTTAAAGATATATAAGATGGGTCTACTAAGAAATTCACCTTTCATTCAAgttatttcatttattgtttctgtataaAATCAAGATCTATAAATCACTTTAGAAACAATACCCATTGATTCATCATATTTTAAGTCTAACTCTGTGCATGAGAGAAAGGGAAATCATCATGAGAGATATATAGAGATAATACTATGAAAAAAGAGAAGACTGCACTGTGGTAAAGTGAATAAGATtctcgactcccaatcggaggacccaaGTTCGATTCCCGCTCAGTTCTTACGCCCTATACTGGACAAAatgttttacccacaatgtccctctctgCCCAGGTGTATAGATTGGCACCTGGCAACGCTAGCTAGggtattttgatttgattttggtttgattttatctatttctgcattcaatcagataaaaattgaatacaaattaCAAAAGTACAAACTTtaagacaaagaatagcaagtgcagtgaaataaatcgataacaatacacaaatagatacacataagtgattgcattgagaagtatacatacacaaatacatgaagttaaatatacagtatttttcagtaaatgacagataattgaatgcaggagaccaccatcgtaTTAGCGATTAAGCTTAAATGGATGGGGGCCTCACAAAAGGACTATCCAACGAcacaactctcttggaggaaagTGATCAGGtgggtgcagtgcagttgcaggtgtgAGTGCAAaatgcagttgaaggaagaaaatagagactGGGAAAAAATAGCAATCATTCACCATAAACATTTGTTATCTGCAAGAGTTGGGGAATATGATTGTATCAAATACCGTTtaagtgaagctttcaaagaataaatacttgagCAAGACTTTATATTGTctgggagattattccaaatgtcCTTACCCGAATGTCTgatagatttatgtgtcactaatgatttgggattcaaaagatggaaatttctacataagagtagggtacgaatggacagaagtattaAAACTAAACATATTATTAAACGATGATGAAAGCTGATCATGAATATATCtaaacataattactgctacttgaataatattcaaataaaaaacCTTTCATGTTTTaagttcatgaaataaagaatcagtatgagccagGAAATGCGATCCAGTACAAATACGTatcactttcttttgtaattttagaatagaatttattttggtaaAGCCGCAAGttccccatacaatattacaataacttatatatgggagaattaaggaattatatAATGAAAATTACGATGGAGAAAAATCTTCAGCTTGGAAATGATCCCTGTATTTTtagaaatacacgttgtaaCATGATGCAATtgctcattccaagtcaaaGTTTCGTCTGTATATACTCccagaaattttgaatttgtttttcttttctaatgggatatcatcaatgttaatatgtatcaacgtatctgcattatgagaatgaagtttaaaagaaatgaaatgagtcttttttatattcaaagaaagtttattagacCAATTTGGTACTTTACGAATTTCAGCATTTAAAGTatcatttaaaatcttaagatcttTATGAGAATGAAATATGTTGGTATTATCAGCAaataaaacgaaagaaagaagaggtGATGTATTAACGATATCATTGacataaagaaggaataataGTGGGCCCAAAATTGAGCtttgaggaacaccacatttaatTAAAAGGGGATCAGATTCAAAACCATTAAAAGTAACATATTGTCTTCTTTTAGTTAGATAATTTTTAAACCATAAAAGTGCTTGACCCCGAATATCATATTGACTAAGTTTGGAGAGTAGAATAGAATGGTCAAGAGTGTCAAATGCCttactcaaatcacaaaatatacctgcAACGTGTTCTTTATTGGCAAAAGCACTCGCAATTTTATTTATACTGGCAGGGCCCTCTAGTAGAGCGGTGGCAACACTGAATAGGCTATATCCTggttaagaagaagaagaaatgatgatgatgataataataataataataataataataataatgatactaataataattagcattattatcattgctattattatcatcaaactACCATACAGAAGGATCCCTGTAAGCAAAGCTTAATATTTGGGGCCTCGTTAGGtacataaagaaataaatatacaattttgattaatATCAACATCCTTAACTTCAGGAAAACAACAAACtatttcacaaaacaaaacatagcatAGCCGGAATGATTCCGGAAGGTAATGTTTAAAACTGTTTAACAAGTCTTCCACGTCATTGACGCTTTTGAGTATTGCTGGAGTGTCCTcatcgggtgctgttcgttattccgaaggttcgttaatccgaaacacacaaattccctatacccagaggttcgttaatcccaaaatgaaaaagggttcgttaatccgaaaatttgtggcgttattccgaaggttcgttattccgaaggttcgttaatccgaaaatgaaatagggttcgctattccgagggctcgtttatccaaaaatgaaatagggttcgttattccgaaggttcgttaatccgaaaatgaaatagggttcgttattccgaaggttcgttgatccgacaatgaaatagggtccgtaacgaaccttcggaactacgagtttgtttcattttcggattaacgaaccttcggaataacgaaccttatttcattttcggattaacgaacctttggaataacgaatcttctgaataacgaaccttcggaataaataACCTTCGggataaagaaccttcggaataacgaactgtaaccgtccTTACCAAACGTCTCATATCTATTGCCGGTCTATCAAGCCCTCTGTATTTTTGTCATTGGAGGAAAAGACTCTCCTAAGATTTGTAAGCACCTCTGCAGAATATGATTCACCACGAAAACTGATGCATTTATCATTGCTACATCGCTTCAATAAGCAATGTGCTCGCGTACAACATTACAGatgattttatgtgtgtgtgttttagacACGGATGAATATAATtttgaagtaggcctatttgaTTGCAAAAACGAGATGACTCCATTCTtcatgattttagatatttgcgattacaattgttaaaaacaaagaaaataacaacGAAATAGGAGATATTCTTAATCaaactttacaaaattcctTGTTGCATAACAAGTGAGATATTTATCACTTAAAAGGCTTACTTTACTTACTCTATTTGATGATGGAATATCTTTGAGGTGCTTGAAAATAGCGCTTAACCTGTTTTGCGGCCAAACTCTTTATTTGGCAACCTTACTTGGAGCTTAGAAATATTATTACACTGATAATGGTAGGATTAAATTAAAGGTTGTCAGCTCCTAATGATATACGAATATCTCTATTGTGTCTATATGTTTTGCAATAACTATACGCTAGGGTTAGGTTTAACTATAACtctgaaatgatatgatatatacatgtatgtatacaccaTGATTTCTGCAATTCAGTAATAAAAAGGAATATTGCAtgatatttgaatattttgagattTGGATTTAGCTCTTAATGCAGATGACCTCGTACTGACAGATAAGAGTGAGCAAGCTATTAGCAATGTTAGCTTAGCTGTCTTTATGACAAGCGTCATAAGAAGGAATTGGTTTGATAGTTCATGGGATACAATCTCCACAGATGCAAGTTAGACAGAATAAAGAGGAGAATACCTCTGCCATGTCTgcggatttttttctttcaaagcaaGAGCAAATTCACTCAGATGCACCAACTGCATGACCTAGGGCCCATTGCAGACGCATGAGCGAAATCTCCGGCAATCTGCTGGCCTACACAGAATTGAATTATTAAGCGAGATGTTCATTTGTCAGAGATGTCGGAGTAAGGTCTCACAGAGATGTACTAGACGAAATGTGTAGTCCCAGAGACCATGGCAGCGACTATGAAACTGTGAAGAAGTTTTGCTGTACCTTGGGGACAAGGAAATAGTGTTACAGCTTACCCCTTCCTACCGGAAGGGGTAAGCTGTAACACTGATAGGACTGAAGATGTATATAAGGAAAaagtttcatgttttttttttttaatttccctACCTCAAGATTAACCCTGCTTAAAGTGAAGTGGAAGGTACAACAATGGATGCCTGCCACACTGGATGGCATCATTGAGACATGTGCAGTGAAATGgcaaaggggagggggaaaaaaccaACTGAAATGAAGATACAAATTCCTGTATTAGTTGGATGAGTAGGGCATCACTAAACAGCGTACTACAGGAAGAAGAAAGGAGATAGTTTTTGGTCTGTAGGACTCGTGTTGGAATAGCTTGTGTTGAAAACCTGCAAGCTGagatggaagaagaagaaatggctCTAGAAAGTATCACATTTCCAGCTAGTTGGCAGAAAACCTATGTAGCGGGAAACCCTGAAGAGCATGAAAAGAAACAGTTCAAGGGAAAATCTAAAACATAGATCAAGGCTCCAGGAATGTTTGGAGATTGgccatcgaaaaaaaaagagaatgctaATGATGAAACACACGGATTCATCAACATTTTCTTAAGAAACCCACAGCGCATAGTATTCCGTAATTATCTCCCTGAAGGTACACAAGATTAAGTTGTCTTCAAGAATTCATCTTGCATGGCCGGGATGATTCCTTTCCGGAAGGTGATGTCAAACAACTCTTCCACATCACCGATGCTTGGGTATTCATGGAGCGCCCATTTCAGGTACGTCTCAAATTCGTTCCAGTCTACCATGCCGTCGTTGTCCATATCGATGGCGGAAAGGGCCTTCTTGGTGTCGGAACAGCGATAGCAGGAGAAGTAGGGCGCCATGAAACCGTTGTAGAAAGAGTCGAACTGCAGCATCTCGTCGCCTTTTCCTTCTTCTGTTAGATCCCATTCATCCCAAATCTGGCGGACTTTAGCCATCAGGTTCTTGGCATGTGGGCTGTTTACTTGAAACTGATCTATGGCATCTCTCATCTTCTCGTCCAGACTTCCTCCAGCTCGATCGAACAGCAAGGCCAGACCCACCATACTCATGTACTCTTCCTTCCTACCATATAGATATCAAAAAGTTGAAGAAAGAGACTTGTCAGTTTTACCAACAGCAATCAGTAAGTGAGATTGAATTGAATGGCAAAGTTCCTGACAACAGATATAGTGTATGGGCCTATTTAGCAAATCAATTCTCTGCACAACTATGATGAACTTTGCAGTGGGTTTTCTCACCTGCCAGTCCGCAGATCTTCAAGAATCATCTCCTTCATCTTGTAGGCCAATTCCAAGGTGAACTGTGGATTCTCTCCAAAGAGGTCAACTAATCTCTGAAGGATCATCTCCTTGCTGGACAGGGTGGTGATCCTCACTGGTGCCTTCTCACCAAAGAACTTGGCCAAGTCGAACTCTTCAGGCTGAAGGTCGTAGACGAAATCGACTGCGCGCGCTCCGAAAATCGGCTGCTTGATGTGTGGGTCTGTCCCTGTTGTGATTTTGGTGACGTTGATGGCGGCCTGGCGAAGGTAGGGGCAGTTGTAGGTCTTGAGGACCTTCTTGTTGCCGAGGCGAATAAGATTCATCAAAGTGACACAGGATGAAGCATTACCCATAGAAGCACCCTCGGCACAAACGCTTGCCCAGATGCCGTTCGCACCATCCATCAGAGCCTTAAATGTGGATTTgatttaattgaaattaatcGGAATTAATTATCTCTCTTTACTCGATTAAAGTAGCAAACTGTCCCTGATCATAATTACGAATAAACACTTATACAcaaattaacactttttcatctCAATTCAATCTTCACAACCTTCAGAGTCAAAGATTTGGATGAAAAGTATCTTAGCAGTGACGGAAATGATATGAATTCAATGTAATTTATTGCCTTTAGTTAAGTCTTGAAAGCAGGTTTATTCACCTAGAGGAGATACTAATTGAGTCCACCTTATTGCCAATATGTCGATAGCTCAGGACAATATTCAAAGATGCGCTCCAGAAAGAAGCCAAAAATTGTTTTGGAATCTCTATGATACAGTGGTAAGaactgaaattttgaaaaatagaTAACTGCTTATAGAATGATTTGACTTTGATAATATGGTAAAACTTGAATCGCTTCCGCCAATGCTggctgatttattttttttttttctttcacaccAGGCATACAAGGATACTTCTATGTAGGACATTACACTATAATTCAGAAACTTATGTTATACAATAAGGTGGATTAAATAAAAACGATTTAAGGAACCATTACCTGCAAAATCGGTATCTTTCTTTACTAATAAATAGGTATGTCTCTCAGTAGACTATATTTTAGTTGGATGATTAGTCTAGGTGATGGAGTCTGATTGTAGCCCACTTAAAAGAAGATATGCACTCCCAACCATTTCTCCGCGGAAAAGTCTAACATAGTTATTCTACTTCCATCTCCAGCGTTTTGTTTGCTTGAATAATTATTCGACTCACCTGTAGCGCAGTTGCATCGCAGTAGCCAAACTTTTCATGGACGTGAACCAGTAGATGCCCCTTCCACTTGTTGTCGTCCATGATTTTGCGGATGTACCGCGCCCACATGCCGCACTCCTCGGGCAGGGATTTACCTCTGGGCTCCTCAAACAAAATGCCAAAAGGACGTCGATTTGGCGGCAGTTTGGCAAGAAAGGATACCACCTCAAAGAGTCGGAAAGAGTGTTTAGCCATGGCGTCGGGTATATCTCTGAAGTTAAACATCACCTTGGCCTTAGAACTGAGGTTCTCGTAGCACCagttattccacttgttgagcAGCGCGCACATGTCGCTTATGGAGAACTTGTTGAAGTCATATACAGAGTCGCCCAGGTCCACCTCAAATATCACGCTGTACAGACCGGCTTGCTGGAGTTTTCGGATAGCTATCGGGACGTTTGTAGTGTCCGGTATCTTGTCTTTTGTGCCTGtttaatggggaaaaaaatgacacagCAAAACAAAGGCATGATTCACCTCTAACGTGACAAGCATGATAGCTCCTCATTCTTGATATCTTTGTAGGTTTTCCCAGTTGGGACATTTCTATCTAAACTTTCCTGAGAGTGGTACAGTGATTGATGTTGAAGATTCATAAACAGGAGAGCCAGGGTTAAAATGTGGTCAGTGCATACGCCTCGTCCTTCTGACGTTTCTGTCCTTCTTGACTTTATAAAGCAAGTACTTCTTTTATTTAAGAAATATCAAGATGAATTTCCGTCCATTTAAAAGTTAGAAAGAGTAGGATCTTACTATCACAACAATTAGAATTTGATCAAATCGGAGAAAAAGTAGGGTAGATAGGAAATGTTgaagttttgtttatttctgcaAAATTGTTATCTTATAGAGTATTTGGATTATTCAAACGATTGAGTTAAAAATGTCACCATCTCACAATTTACCATTAATCGTGTAAAAACCTGGTTGATTATCAAGTTCACCTTTACATATGCGGATTAAGTGAATAATTATATCAGTATCATGAGAACACATGAGTCaaaatgtttgaggaaaatcggacaattcgttcaGTAGTTACGAATTGTTGaagtttctgcgcagtcactgctggattagAAGATTACCACAGTTTATGATGTCAAGTGTGTAGAACGCAGTTGCgcgctaaatataaaatgacatgtgtgataCAAAAGACAtcgtcattttgtccgcgttaTCATCACGATTTGTccttatctttttcttcttctttttttttggataaattttggcgagcgagcgcagcgaaaGAGCCGAAAATGGTCGTATTTCAGCCAGctaacaaaacatggaattcttttcattttttggttattaaaccttacaatattctaatcaagataaagggacggccttatagataacgatttacaccaacaaactgaggacttgaaaaaatactctcaaTTAGTGCGAACGAGTGATCTGTAATTGCATATTTTCGCGTcatcattgttttgttcttatcttgtttgatttgttttttttgagccccctatgttcgaaaccgttggagCCGTCTTTTGATCCAATCAGCGATTGGTTCAGATCGacagaaattgcagccgctgttccttgtaacattttgcctgctaaatataaaatgacatgacattgtgtgaa
The nucleotide sequence above comes from Diadema setosum chromosome 5, eeDiaSeto1, whole genome shotgun sequence. Encoded proteins:
- the LOC140229141 gene encoding uncharacterized protein is translated as MGKTSSKVEALGTVYEKDVAKAIDKYQVLRDLDLFVLDNSIRESTVGQLRGHTLENKWEIYEEAKKCGFKHTVVASFSHMTRVDDVFIKQLKEKGEDPEGLWAFSEITEGTKDKIPDTTNVPIAIRKLQQAGLYSVIFEVDLGDSVYDFNKFSISDMCALLNKWNNWCYENLSSKAKVMFNFRDIPDAMAKHSFRLFEVVSFLAKLPPNRRPFGILFEEPRGKSLPEECGMWARYIRKIMDDNKWKGHLLVHVHEKFGYCDATALQALMDGANGIWASVCAEGASMGNASSCVTLMNLIRLGNKKVLKTYNCPYLRQAAINVTKITTGTDPHIKQPIFGARAVDFVYDLQPEEFDLAKFFGEKAPVRITTLSSKEMILQRLVDLFGENPQFTLELAYKMKEMILEDLRTGRKEEYMSMVGLALLFDRAGGSLDEKMRDAIDQFQVNSPHAKNLMAKVRQIWDEWDLTEEGKGDEMLQFDSFYNGFMAPYFSCYRCSDTKKALSAIDMDNDGMVDWNEFETYLKWALHEYPSIGDVEELFDITFRKGIIPAMQDEFLKTT